A window of the Schlesneria paludicola DSM 18645 genome harbors these coding sequences:
- a CDS encoding Tex family protein, producing the protein MTELNQARDIDVKRVASELHLRYDQVQHTVQLLDEGNTVPFITRYRKERTGNLHEEQIRAIQERVISLRHLAERAGDILRLIEAQGKLTPGLKSEIEQADSLKRLDDLYLPFRPKRRSRATMAKERGLEPLADSIWNQSTSGQTLESVGAKYIRPENEVPDANKALEGAADIIAERIGDDANLRELCRAVARETGQLKSFGTKSADQSHPEFRDYFEYAEPISKIPPHRILALNRGEEQKALRVTFTWNDERATRVTCDHLELDRHRHREFMSACASDALERFVQPALDREFRRDLTEKAERHAISVFAQNLRNLLLQPPLHSQRVLAIDPGFRTGCKLAVLDEVGSVVVVDVMYILSDEKKGEAKTKLVTLIREHGCQVIVIGNGTACRETEELVTEMIASECPEVQYIVVNEAGASIYSTSSVAQQEFPQLDAIARGTISIGRRLQDPLSELVKIEPQHIGVGMYQHDLNLKQLKDALDQVVESCVNYVGVDINRASSSLLAHVSGFNQLLARRVVEYRDKQGSFTNRQQLLNVPGIGPATFTQAAGFLKLDGDEPFDNTWIHPESYDIARKLLNRCSLTPEDVRPSADRSVLKERLSDVVAARLADELGCGIPTLEDILDDLQRPGRDPRADLPPPVFRKGVLSLSDIEVGMELQGTVLNVVDFGAFVDVGLKDSALVHISQLATHFVKSPHDIVSIGDVIKVWVLSVDRDRKRVGLTMIPPGASESASAPKPLPVRADTSSPAPVAAKPKSSNVAPKPKQPGMLKGFDELKQQWKTSRE; encoded by the coding sequence ATGACGGAACTAAATCAGGCGCGAGACATTGATGTCAAACGCGTCGCCTCAGAGTTACACCTGCGCTACGACCAGGTGCAGCACACCGTCCAATTGCTGGACGAAGGTAATACCGTGCCGTTCATTACACGGTATCGAAAGGAACGCACGGGAAATCTGCATGAAGAGCAAATCCGTGCGATTCAAGAGCGCGTCATTTCGCTCCGGCATCTGGCCGAACGGGCTGGTGACATCCTGCGACTCATCGAGGCGCAAGGGAAGTTGACGCCGGGCTTGAAGTCTGAAATCGAACAGGCTGATTCACTCAAGCGACTGGATGATTTGTATCTGCCATTTCGCCCCAAGCGACGTTCTCGGGCGACGATGGCCAAGGAACGTGGCCTAGAACCCCTGGCCGATTCCATTTGGAATCAATCGACAAGCGGTCAGACATTGGAGAGCGTCGGGGCGAAATACATTCGCCCCGAAAACGAAGTTCCGGACGCAAATAAGGCGCTCGAAGGGGCGGCCGACATCATTGCCGAACGTATTGGTGATGACGCCAATTTGCGTGAACTGTGCCGTGCGGTGGCACGCGAGACGGGACAGTTAAAGTCGTTTGGTACGAAGAGCGCCGACCAGTCGCATCCCGAGTTCCGCGACTACTTCGAATACGCTGAACCGATTTCCAAGATTCCGCCACATCGGATTCTCGCCCTGAATCGCGGCGAAGAACAGAAAGCGCTGCGTGTCACCTTCACTTGGAATGACGAACGCGCGACACGTGTCACCTGCGATCACTTGGAACTCGATCGTCATCGGCATCGCGAGTTCATGTCGGCTTGCGCTTCGGATGCCCTGGAGCGATTCGTTCAGCCGGCCCTGGATCGTGAGTTCCGCCGTGATTTGACCGAAAAGGCCGAGCGGCACGCGATCTCGGTCTTTGCCCAAAACCTGCGAAATCTTCTACTGCAGCCGCCCTTGCACAGCCAGCGCGTCCTTGCGATTGACCCCGGTTTTCGCACCGGTTGCAAGCTGGCGGTGTTGGACGAAGTCGGAAGCGTTGTCGTCGTCGACGTGATGTACATCCTCTCGGATGAAAAGAAGGGGGAGGCCAAGACGAAGCTTGTGACCCTGATTCGGGAGCACGGTTGCCAGGTGATCGTAATCGGAAATGGGACCGCATGCCGCGAGACGGAAGAACTGGTTACCGAGATGATCGCTTCGGAATGTCCCGAAGTACAGTACATCGTCGTGAACGAAGCCGGGGCCAGTATCTATTCCACAAGCTCCGTCGCTCAACAGGAATTTCCCCAGCTCGATGCAATCGCCCGCGGGACAATTTCGATTGGACGCCGCCTGCAGGATCCACTGAGCGAACTCGTGAAAATTGAGCCTCAGCATATTGGCGTGGGGATGTACCAGCATGACCTGAACCTCAAACAACTCAAAGATGCGCTGGATCAGGTGGTCGAATCGTGCGTGAACTATGTTGGGGTTGATATCAACCGGGCAAGTTCATCTTTGCTTGCACATGTTTCTGGATTCAATCAACTGCTCGCCCGGCGCGTGGTCGAGTATCGGGACAAGCAGGGATCGTTTACCAATCGCCAGCAACTTCTGAACGTCCCGGGAATTGGTCCCGCCACATTCACACAGGCGGCAGGATTCTTGAAACTCGACGGCGATGAACCGTTCGACAATACCTGGATTCATCCGGAAAGTTATGACATTGCGCGCAAGCTGCTGAATCGCTGCTCGCTGACGCCCGAAGACGTCAGGCCCAGTGCCGATCGATCGGTACTCAAAGAACGGCTGAGCGACGTGGTTGCCGCGCGGCTTGCCGACGAATTGGGATGCGGAATTCCGACGCTGGAAGACATTCTTGACGACTTACAGCGCCCTGGACGCGATCCTCGCGCCGACCTTCCGCCGCCTGTGTTCCGGAAAGGTGTCCTCTCGTTAAGCGACATTGAAGTCGGGATGGAACTGCAAGGTACGGTGTTAAACGTTGTCGATTTTGGTGCCTTCGTCGATGTGGGATTGAAAGACTCGGCATTGGTACATATCAGTCAGTTGGCGACACATTTTGTCAAATCGCCACACGATATCGTCTCGATTGGCGACGTCATTAAAGTGTGGGTGCTCAGCGTTGACCGTGATCGAAAACGTGTCGGTCTCACGATGATTCCTCCGGGTGCCTCTGAGTCTGCAAGTGCTCCGAAGCCGTTGCCCGTGCGGGCTGATACTTCTAGTCCCGCTCCTGTCGCTGCCAAGCCAAAATCCTCGAATGTGGCCCCAAAGCCAAAGCAGCCAGGGATGCTGAAGGGATTTGATGAACTGAAACAACAATGGAAGACATCGCGCGAGTGA
- a CDS encoding U32 family peptidase, which translates to MRAAVENGADAVYFGLNCGFNARARATNVATRELREVMKFLHHRGVKGYVTLNTLAFTDELSDLESLIRTIAESDVDAVLVQDLGVLHLVRAVCPDLPIHASTQMTLTSAESIRVAEELGVERVVLPRELSFREIAQIRHSTTVALECFVHGALCVAYSGQCLTSESLGGRSANRGQCAQACRLPYDLICDGQDVDLGAQKYLLSPQDLAAYELTPDLIAAGVSSFKIEGRLKTPEYVANMTRHYREAIDMAMRGELVEFSRDEVREMELSFSRGFSPGWLLGDDHKMLVPALSSAKRGVLLGTIEKIYSESVEVKLDAPVARGDGVVFTGDRAASDEQGGRIFEVLVDRIAQPDGVSNGIVELEFQRGAIDFSRLSVGQAIWKTDDPALTARLKRSYSGPDPIRKRPLSLAVRTIAGQPAEIEGTLSVDPSTDAVVTARVISSEPLAVARKHPITVEFLAEQLGRLGNTAYELAKLETEISGNPMIPLSVLSKLRQELVARLDEVTIEPRARTINPPSTLKHLKSRIASNSVESTHAEEAPRLHLLCRTLAQIEVVTNEASSNSNFQPELIYADFQDIREYRQAVALARAADLPIYVAPTRIQKPSEAGLFSAIAKYEPDGLLVRNLAGMRFCTDRKIPFVTDYSLNATNELTVDYLLRYGAQRITASYDLNRDQLLELVSAVRGDRLEIVIHQHMPMFHMEHCVFCAVLSPGTNKTNCGRPCDTHLVQLRDRVGSEHPLKADVGCRNTLYNAVPQSAADVVPELLAQGVRDFRVEFLDDQPDDLRRVLALYRDLLRGQIRGEDVWRQLNAANRVGVTRGTLEERRNPLAIL; encoded by the coding sequence ATGCGAGCGGCCGTTGAGAATGGTGCCGACGCAGTCTATTTCGGCCTGAATTGCGGATTTAACGCACGGGCCCGCGCCACGAATGTGGCGACACGTGAACTGCGTGAGGTAATGAAGTTCCTGCACCATCGCGGCGTCAAGGGCTATGTAACGCTCAACACTTTGGCCTTCACCGACGAGCTTTCCGATCTGGAATCACTGATTCGAACAATTGCTGAGTCGGATGTCGACGCCGTCCTGGTGCAAGATCTCGGTGTGTTGCACCTCGTTCGTGCCGTCTGTCCGGATCTTCCCATCCACGCGTCAACGCAAATGACGCTGACCAGTGCCGAATCGATTCGCGTGGCTGAAGAACTGGGAGTCGAACGCGTCGTTTTACCTCGGGAGCTCTCATTTCGTGAAATCGCACAGATTCGACATTCGACCACGGTGGCGCTCGAATGCTTCGTCCACGGTGCGCTGTGTGTCGCCTACTCAGGACAGTGCCTGACGAGTGAATCGCTGGGAGGCCGGAGCGCCAATCGTGGCCAGTGTGCCCAGGCCTGCCGCCTGCCTTATGATTTGATCTGCGACGGCCAAGACGTGGATCTGGGAGCCCAGAAGTATCTCCTCAGCCCACAAGATCTCGCGGCCTACGAACTGACGCCGGACTTGATCGCTGCGGGAGTGTCGTCATTCAAGATCGAAGGTCGCCTCAAGACACCCGAATACGTGGCGAACATGACCCGTCACTATCGAGAGGCGATCGACATGGCCATGCGTGGTGAGCTCGTCGAGTTCTCACGCGATGAAGTCCGTGAGATGGAACTCTCATTTTCACGAGGATTTTCACCCGGATGGCTACTGGGCGACGATCACAAGATGCTGGTTCCGGCATTGTCGTCCGCGAAGCGCGGAGTTCTGCTTGGCACCATTGAAAAGATTTACAGTGAATCGGTTGAGGTCAAGCTGGATGCGCCCGTTGCCCGCGGCGACGGCGTAGTATTCACTGGTGACCGGGCCGCCAGCGACGAACAGGGTGGACGAATCTTCGAAGTTCTCGTGGATCGGATCGCTCAGCCAGATGGCGTTTCGAACGGGATCGTTGAACTCGAATTTCAACGGGGGGCGATCGATTTTTCACGATTGAGCGTTGGTCAGGCGATCTGGAAGACCGATGATCCCGCCTTGACGGCGCGATTGAAGCGGTCTTATTCGGGGCCCGATCCTATTCGCAAACGCCCGTTGTCGCTTGCCGTTCGCACGATCGCCGGCCAACCGGCCGAGATTGAAGGCACATTGTCCGTCGACCCCTCGACCGATGCTGTTGTAACGGCCCGAGTCATTTCATCAGAACCGCTGGCAGTTGCGAGAAAGCATCCCATCACGGTTGAGTTTCTGGCGGAGCAACTGGGGCGATTGGGAAATACCGCCTACGAACTCGCAAAGCTGGAAACCGAAATCAGCGGCAACCCGATGATTCCGCTGAGTGTGTTATCCAAACTTCGACAGGAACTTGTTGCACGTCTTGATGAAGTGACGATCGAGCCGCGCGCACGAACAATCAACCCGCCATCCACGCTCAAACATCTCAAATCACGAATTGCTTCAAATTCCGTTGAGAGCACACACGCTGAGGAAGCGCCGCGATTGCATCTCCTTTGCCGCACGCTGGCCCAGATTGAAGTGGTAACGAACGAAGCATCATCGAACTCGAATTTCCAACCCGAATTGATCTACGCGGACTTTCAAGATATCCGCGAGTACCGGCAAGCCGTCGCACTCGCGCGGGCGGCAGATCTCCCGATCTATGTCGCGCCGACGCGAATCCAAAAGCCGTCTGAAGCAGGACTGTTTTCGGCCATCGCCAAGTATGAGCCCGATGGGTTACTTGTCCGGAATCTGGCAGGAATGCGGTTCTGTACGGATCGCAAAATTCCATTCGTCACCGATTATTCGCTGAACGCAACGAATGAACTGACGGTCGACTATCTTTTGCGATACGGCGCTCAGCGGATCACGGCGTCGTACGATTTGAACCGCGACCAGTTGCTGGAACTGGTTTCAGCCGTGCGCGGGGATCGCCTGGAAATCGTCATTCACCAGCACATGCCGATGTTCCATATGGAGCATTGTGTGTTCTGTGCCGTCTTGTCGCCTGGAACGAACAAGACCAATTGCGGGCGCCCCTGTGACACTCATCTCGTTCAGCTTCGTGATCGAGTGGGAAGCGAGCATCCGTTGAAAGCGGACGTGGGCTGCCGCAATACGCTGTATAATGCGGTCCCTCAGTCTGCAGCCGATGTTGTTCCCGAACTGTTGGCTCAGGGCGTACGGGATTTTCGAGTCGAATTCCTCGACGACCAACCGGACGACTTGCGACGTGTGTTGGCGTTGTACCGCGACTTACTGCGAGGACAAATTCGTGGCGAGGACGTCTGGCGACAATTGAATGCCGCCAATCGAGTTGGTGTGACTCGTGGAACTCTCGAAGAACGCCGAAATCCGCTCGCGATTTTGTAG